A genomic window from Polyodon spathula isolate WHYD16114869_AA chromosome 43, ASM1765450v1, whole genome shotgun sequence includes:
- the zgc:158296 gene encoding caveolin-2 produces the protein MLNDDYLVECKIDEGDEVITKSAAPDPLPAEPPPRVDERDPRGINQHLKVDFSDVLAEPSSFHSFDKVWTWSDILFEASKLWCYRIISLLCAIPVSVVTGFLFALLNCLHIWCVSPGVRLCTLCLPPLRSVWSSLLDVLVAPAFASVGRCCSRVHLSFSKE, from the exons ATGCTGAACGACGACTATCTGGTGGAGTGTAAGATCGACGAGGGTGACGAAGTCATCACCAAATCAGCTGCCCCCGACCCCCTGCCGGCCGAGCCCCCGCCGAGAGTGGATGAGAGGGACCCCCGCGGGATCAACCAGCACCTCAAG GTTGATTTCTCCGATGTTCTCGCAGAGCCCTCCTCCTTCCACAGCTTTGACAAGGTCTGGACCTGGAGCGACATCCTCTTCGAGGCCTCCAAGCTCTGGTGCTACCGCATCATCTCGTTGCTATGCGCCATCCCCGTCTCCGTGGTGACGGGCTTCCTCTTCGCCCTGCTCAATTGCCTGCACATCTG GTGCGTGTCCCCCGGTGTGCGGCTCTGCACTCTGTGTTTGCCTCCTCTCCGCTCGGTCTGGTCCAGCCTCCTCGATGTGCTGGTCGCTCCGGCCTTTGCCAGCGTGGGGCGCTGCTGCAGCCGGGTACACCTGTCCTTCTCTAAGGAGTAA